From one Sulfurimonas sp. genomic stretch:
- the rpmF gene encoding 50S ribosomal protein L32, with product MAVPKRRVSHSRAAKRRTHYKISLARPVKDKDGTYKLPHHINPTTGEYK from the coding sequence ATGGCAGTACCAAAACGAAGAGTCTCTCATTCTCGCGCAGCGAAAAGAAGAACTCACTATAAAATCTCTTTAGCTCGTCCGGTTAAAGATAAAGATGGAACATACAAGCTTCCACACCATATTAACCCAACTACCGGTGAGTATAAATAG
- a CDS encoding DoxX family protein, whose protein sequence is MTNDIAKLILRVALGAMILFHGFHKIINGVGGVKELAVSAGFPEFLAYGVYVGEVVAPIFIILGAYARAASLVLAFNMAAAIFLAYGNSLFSLGKHGAPLFELPFLYFVMSILIFMLGSGKYALNNK, encoded by the coding sequence ATGACAAATGATATAGCAAAACTTATTTTGAGAGTTGCTCTTGGCGCTATGATACTCTTTCACGGATTTCATAAGATTATAAATGGGGTAGGTGGAGTAAAAGAGCTAGCCGTTAGTGCGGGATTTCCTGAATTTTTAGCTTACGGAGTTTATGTAGGTGAAGTAGTTGCGCCTATATTTATTATTCTTGGAGCATATGCAAGAGCCGCATCTTTAGTTTTGGCGTTTAATATGGCTGCTGCAATTTTTCTAGCCTACGGCAATTCACTCTTTTCGCTCGGCAAACACGGAGCACCTCTTTTTGAACTTCCGTTTTTATATTTTGTAATGTCAATTTTGATATTTATGCTCGGAAGCGGAAAGTACGCATTGAATAATAAATAA
- the plsX gene encoding phosphate acyltransferase PlsX, giving the protein MVKIAIDAMGGDFGPKPIVEGCIQALKQKNFIPILVGKKSEILPLLPKRYRDKIFIVEADDVISMDDAATDALKRSESSIYKAIELVKNGEAHGVVSAGHSGATMTLATLRLGRLKGVLRPALVALMPTKTTRKSVVLDVGANVDSKAEHLAQFAVMGGCYAEDMFKITNPSIGLLANGEEKSKGNEVTKAAFKLLDGYKGFKGNVEGSDIFNSSCDVIVCDGFVGNLVLKASEGVASTISGLIKDYIRKSPIAITGALLMRKVFVLLKKQMDYAEIGGAPLIGIKGCAIVSHGKSDPKAIKNAIFQAISYVDTGVNEHIIQRLEALKNKEK; this is encoded by the coding sequence ATGGTAAAGATTGCTATTGATGCAATGGGCGGGGACTTCGGTCCTAAGCCAATTGTAGAAGGTTGTATTCAGGCTCTCAAGCAAAAAAATTTCATTCCTATTCTTGTAGGTAAAAAATCAGAAATTTTACCTCTGTTACCCAAGCGTTATAGAGATAAGATTTTTATAGTTGAAGCTGATGATGTTATATCTATGGATGATGCAGCTACCGATGCGCTTAAAAGAAGTGAAAGTTCAATCTATAAAGCTATTGAATTAGTAAAAAATGGCGAAGCACACGGTGTAGTTTCTGCCGGACACAGCGGAGCGACTATGACTTTGGCTACTCTTAGATTGGGACGCCTAAAGGGTGTTTTAAGACCCGCTCTTGTAGCGTTAATGCCTACAAAAACCACTCGCAAGTCGGTAGTTCTGGATGTTGGGGCCAATGTTGACTCTAAAGCTGAACATTTAGCACAATTTGCCGTGATGGGCGGATGCTATGCCGAAGACATGTTTAAAATTACTAATCCGTCTATAGGTCTTTTAGCAAACGGCGAAGAGAAAAGCAAGGGTAATGAAGTTACAAAAGCAGCATTCAAATTGCTTGACGGATATAAAGGCTTTAAGGGCAATGTTGAGGGTAGCGATATTTTTAATTCAAGCTGTGATGTAATAGTATGTGACGGCTTTGTCGGCAATTTGGTGCTAAAAGCATCAGAGGGAGTAGCCTCTACAATTAGCGGCTTGATTAAAGATTATATTAGAAAATCTCCTATTGCTATTACGGGAGCACTTTTGATGAGAAAAGTGTTTGTATTGCTTAAAAAACAGATGGATTATGCAGAGATAGGCGGTGCACCGCTTATCGGAATTAAAGGTTGCGCGATTGTAAGTCACGGTAAAAGTGATCCAAAGGCAATTAAAAATGCGATTTTTCAAGCTATAAGCTATGTCGATACCGGTGTAAATGAACACATTATCCAAAGACTTGAAGCGTTAAAAAACAAGGAAAAATAA
- a CDS encoding AAA family ATPase: MDYLKDIIEKLKDKKNVFLTGGAGVGKTTITRNVIKYYEDEAKKVAKLASTGMAATLIGGQTLHSFLDLGIAGDLKELEQKGKFEISKKVKKLISGMDLIVIDEISMVSDTLFDMISLRLRQADFKGSLLAVGDFLQLPPVVRGYSEVRFAFESLLWKEFLFEIIELTHIYRTDDRDFIELLAHIRDGFVDEEVHNGLNEFIKPLPQNLSEFTFLFGKNNSASLHNKNQLEFVDKELHIKEAQVIKHLKSTKELEIERFMDDARIEKELELKVGVRVLFTRNSWNYFNGERGVVVNIESSFVYVQKSDGVIVKLEAVAQSKSVWSEKSVNGKKEMVEENLFSVYQYPIRLAYAITIHKSQGMSIEDLIIETNEIFAPSQFYVAISRSSNPKRLNLIAPRKQWRDIVFVNKKALSFVKKEV, encoded by the coding sequence ATGGATTATTTGAAAGATATTATTGAAAAATTAAAAGATAAAAAAAATGTTTTTTTAACAGGCGGTGCAGGTGTAGGAAAAACTACGATTACAAGAAATGTTATAAAATATTATGAAGATGAGGCAAAAAAAGTCGCAAAACTTGCTTCAACCGGAATGGCTGCTACGCTTATAGGCGGGCAGACTCTTCATAGCTTTTTAGACCTTGGAATTGCAGGTGATTTAAAAGAGTTGGAACAAAAAGGCAAATTTGAGATTAGCAAAAAAGTTAAAAAGCTTATCTCCGGTATGGATTTGATAGTTATAGACGAGATTTCCATGGTAAGCGATACTCTATTTGATATGATAAGCCTTAGATTGCGTCAGGCTGATTTTAAAGGCTCGCTTTTAGCAGTAGGTGATTTTTTACAGCTTCCTCCGGTTGTCAGAGGTTACTCGGAAGTCAGATTTGCATTTGAATCTCTTTTATGGAAAGAATTTCTCTTTGAGATAATTGAGCTTACACATATTTACAGAACCGACGATAGAGATTTTATAGAACTTTTGGCACACATTAGAGACGGTTTTGTGGATGAAGAGGTGCATAACGGTCTCAATGAGTTTATAAAACCTCTGCCGCAAAATTTGAGTGAGTTTACTTTTTTGTTCGGTAAAAACAACTCGGCATCACTGCACAATAAAAATCAATTGGAGTTTGTTGATAAAGAGCTGCATATAAAAGAAGCTCAGGTTATTAAACATCTAAAAAGCACCAAAGAGCTAGAGATAGAGCGGTTTATGGATGATGCGAGAATAGAAAAAGAGCTGGAGTTAAAAGTAGGCGTCAGAGTGCTTTTTACTAGAAATTCTTGGAACTATTTCAACGGCGAGAGAGGAGTCGTCGTAAATATAGAGAGCAGTTTTGTCTATGTGCAAAAGAGTGACGGCGTGATTGTAAAACTTGAAGCGGTAGCTCAGAGTAAAAGCGTGTGGAGCGAAAAAAGTGTTAATGGTAAAAAAGAGATGGTAGAAGAGAACCTCTTTAGTGTTTATCAGTACCCCATAAGATTGGCTTATGCTATAACTATTCATAAATCGCAAGGTATGTCCATTGAAGATTTGATTATAGAGACCAACGAAATCTTTGCACCTTCGCAGTTCTATGTGGCAATTTCAAGAAGTTCAAACCCTAAACGCCTAAATCTAATCGCTCCAAGAAAACAGTGGAGAGATATAGTTTTTGTAAATAAAAAAGCTTTATCGTTTGTAAAAAAAGAGGTATAA
- a CDS encoding DEAD/DEAH box helicase: MQENAQTNTNEKVITFDDLGLKREILQSIKDAGFTVPSPIQAAAIPFILAGRDIVGQAHTGTGKTAAFGLPALNNIDTRDGVGILVITPTRELATQVSDELFKYGRNIGAKTVTVYGGSSYNRQIDLIQRGASVVVATPGRLLDILKKNLLKDFAPSVVVLDEADEMLDMGFLDDINEIFSYLPSNRQTLLFSATMPKPIKLLAERILDNPEFVSITKGETTNTDINQEYYVIEESERDDAIIRLMDSEKSKKSIVFCRTKSEVDRLSNVLSSAGYLANGLHGDMEQRQRETVIKGFKNNGVKVLVATDVAARGIHVDNISHVFNYHIPFDPESYVHRIGRTGRAGTKGKAITLLTPLEFKELQRIKTKVGTTMTHAFVPSKNDLRAINLKSIVTNIEEQHIYDEAHQILDMLKEDIDEETIMFKLVSMILDKQTIQGPNTIGIPADKLAAILDRADKRRDTRGGRGGFRGGRSRSGSGSSDRNRSGSGDRNRSGSGDRPRSSEGGDRSSRPSGGGYRGSNSSGGAGGGERSRSGSGDRNRNRTRD, translated from the coding sequence ATGCAAGAAAATGCACAAACAAACACAAACGAAAAAGTAATCACATTTGATGATTTAGGATTGAAAAGAGAGATACTTCAAAGTATTAAAGATGCCGGATTTACTGTTCCAAGCCCGATTCAAGCAGCGGCAATACCGTTTATCTTGGCAGGTCGCGATATAGTAGGTCAAGCGCATACGGGTACTGGCAAAACGGCGGCTTTCGGTCTTCCTGCACTTAACAACATAGACACAAGAGACGGTGTCGGGATTTTAGTTATAACTCCTACACGCGAGCTTGCAACTCAAGTAAGCGATGAATTATTCAAGTACGGAAGAAATATCGGTGCTAAAACGGTAACGGTATACGGCGGAAGCTCTTACAACAGACAGATTGACCTTATCCAAAGAGGTGCGAGCGTTGTTGTTGCAACTCCGGGAAGACTTTTAGACATACTTAAAAAGAACCTCCTAAAAGATTTTGCTCCAAGTGTTGTTGTGCTTGATGAGGCAGATGAGATGCTTGATATGGGATTTTTGGATGATATCAATGAAATCTTCTCATACCTTCCGTCAAACCGTCAAACACTTCTCTTCTCGGCTACTATGCCAAAACCTATCAAACTTCTTGCTGAGAGAATTTTAGATAATCCGGAATTTGTAAGTATCACAAAAGGTGAAACTACAAATACGGACATTAACCAAGAGTACTATGTAATCGAAGAGAGTGAGAGAGATGACGCTATTATTCGTCTGATGGATTCTGAAAAAAGCAAAAAATCGATAGTATTTTGTAGAACAAAAAGCGAAGTAGACAGACTCTCAAATGTTCTCTCAAGCGCAGGATACCTGGCAAACGGTCTTCACGGAGATATGGAACAGAGACAAAGAGAAACTGTAATCAAAGGCTTTAAAAACAACGGCGTTAAAGTTTTAGTTGCTACCGATGTTGCGGCTCGCGGCATACATGTTGATAATATATCTCATGTTTTTAATTACCATATTCCTTTTGATCCGGAGTCTTATGTTCACCGTATAGGCAGAACGGGAAGAGCAGGAACAAAAGGCAAGGCGATTACACTTTTAACTCCGTTAGAGTTTAAAGAGTTGCAGAGAATCAAAACAAAAGTCGGAACGACAATGACTCATGCATTTGTTCCAAGCAAAAATGATTTAAGAGCAATCAATCTAAAATCTATTGTCACAAACATAGAAGAGCAACATATATATGACGAAGCGCATCAAATTCTTGATATGCTAAAAGAAGATATAGACGAAGAGACGATTATGTTTAAACTAGTTTCTATGATTTTAGACAAACAAACTATTCAAGGTCCAAATACAATAGGTATTCCGGCTGATAAATTGGCAGCTATTCTTGATCGTGCAGACAAAAGAAGAGATACAAGAGGCGGTCGCGGCGGCTTCCGCGGAGGTAGAAGCCGTTCAGGCAGCGGAAGCAGTGACAGAAACCGTTCTGGAAGCGGCGACAGAAATCGCTCAGGAAGCGGTGATAGACCTCGTTCAAGTGAGGGCGGTGATAGAAGCAGTCGTCCAAGCGGCGGCGGTTACCGTGGCTCAAACTCTAGCGGCGGTGCCGGCGGCGGAGAAAGAAGTCGCTCAGGAAGCGGTGATAGAAACCGTAATAGAACTAGAGACTAA
- the ndk gene encoding nucleoside-diphosphate kinase, translating into MERTLSIIKPDAVAKGVIGKILDRFESNGLKIAATRKIQLSRADAEAFYAVHSERSFFGDLVDFMISGPVVVSVLEGENAVMKNRNLMGATNPKEAEAGTIRADFAENIDANAVHGSDSAENAAVEIAFFFSTREIS; encoded by the coding sequence ATGGAACGCACACTATCAATAATAAAACCAGACGCCGTTGCTAAAGGTGTTATCGGTAAAATTTTAGATCGTTTTGAGAGTAATGGTCTTAAAATAGCAGCAACAAGAAAAATTCAACTTTCTCGTGCAGATGCAGAGGCTTTCTATGCAGTTCACTCTGAGAGATCTTTTTTCGGTGATTTAGTTGATTTTATGATTAGCGGTCCTGTTGTTGTTTCAGTACTAGAGGGTGAAAACGCAGTAATGAAAAACCGTAACCTAATGGGTGCAACAAATCCTAAAGAGGCTGAAGCAGGAACAATTCGTGCAGATTTCGCTGAAAATATAGATGCAAATGCAGTTCACGGAAGTGATTCTGCTGAAAATGCAGCTGTTGAAATCGCATTTTTCTTCTCCACGAGAGAAATCTCTTAA
- a CDS encoding HIT family protein, whose translation MIIYEDNDLFIEKEPSEIPWLKIFTKEPYKELGDVPKDLRARLWEVYDIIEFEMKSYYNPTKINMASFANMLPRVHIHVMARFKDDSHFPNPMWGEKLREAKLNLPNEEEFYTRVVKSLNFNK comes from the coding sequence ATGATTATTTATGAAGATAATGACTTGTTTATAGAAAAAGAGCCGAGTGAAATTCCATGGCTAAAAATTTTTACAAAAGAGCCTTATAAAGAGTTGGGAGATGTTCCAAAAGATTTGCGTGCAAGACTTTGGGAAGTTTACGACATCATAGAGTTTGAGATGAAAAGCTACTACAACCCGACTAAAATAAATATGGCGTCATTTGCAAATATGCTTCCGCGTGTTCACATACATGTAATGGCAAGATTTAAAGACGACAGCCATTTTCCAAACCCGATGTGGGGAGAGAAGCTAAGAGAAGCAAAGCTAAATCTCCCAAATGAAGAAGAGTTTTACACAAGAGTTGTCAAATCTTTAAATTTTAATAAATAA
- a CDS encoding peroxiredoxin — translation MLVTNPAPDFTATTVLADGSIVDNFKLSENFGKKGTVLFFYPLDFTFVCPSEIIAFSHRIEEFKSRGVNVIGVSVDSQFSHFAWRETPVNKGGIGRVKFPLVADLNKKISKDYDVLFGESVALRGSFLIDAKGVVRHSVINDLPLGRNIDEMIRMVDAMHFTDEHGEVCPAGWAKGDEGMKANTDGVAEYLAKHEASL, via the coding sequence ATGTTAGTAACAAACCCCGCTCCGGATTTTACGGCAACAACAGTTTTAGCAGACGGTTCAATAGTAGATAATTTCAAATTATCGGAAAATTTCGGCAAAAAAGGTACGGTTCTATTTTTTTATCCGCTTGACTTTACTTTCGTATGTCCATCTGAAATTATTGCTTTTTCACACAGAATAGAAGAGTTTAAAAGCCGCGGCGTAAATGTTATAGGTGTTTCCGTCGATAGCCAATTTTCACACTTTGCATGGAGAGAAACTCCCGTAAACAAAGGCGGTATCGGCAGAGTTAAATTTCCTTTAGTTGCAGATTTAAACAAAAAAATATCTAAAGATTATGATGTACTTTTCGGCGAATCGGTTGCACTTCGCGGCTCATTTTTGATTGACGCCAAAGGTGTAGTTCGCCACTCCGTAATCAATGACTTACCGCTTGGAAGAAATATTGATGAGATGATAAGAATGGTAGATGCTATGCACTTTACCGATGAGCACGGCGAAGTTTGTCCTGCGGGCTGGGCAAAAGGCGATGAAGGCATGAAAGCCAACACTGACGGTGTTGCCGAATATTTGGCAAAACACGAAGCCAGCCTGTAA
- a CDS encoding 4Fe-4S dicluster domain-containing protein, producing the protein MAVIIGDTCINCGACIDECPVEAIVDEDDNPTGNDTYYVYGNKCVECVGHHDEPACATACPTEGCITWDVVGESPAHREDISDDMRGIGKAVVA; encoded by the coding sequence ATGGCAGTAATTATTGGTGATACATGTATTAACTGTGGCGCTTGTATAGATGAGTGTCCGGTAGAAGCGATTGTAGACGAGGATGATAACCCGACTGGTAATGATACTTACTATGTATATGGTAATAAATGTGTAGAGTGTGTCGGTCATCATGATGAGCCGGCTTGTGCTACTGCATGTCCGACTGAAGGATGTATTACATGGGATGTTGTAGGTGAAAGTCCGGCACATCGTGAAGACATTTCAGATGATATGCGTGGAATCGGCAAAGCCGTAGTAGCATAA
- a CDS encoding beta-ketoacyl-ACP synthase III → MAYAAFRSIGAYAPCKILSNDELSSMVDTSDEWITKRTGIKERRIAEDDEFTSDMGTKAAQKAIERSGIDKSEIDMVICATISPDYFCMPSTATIISTKLGLGNVTAFDISAACTGFVYVLSIAKAFIEAGMKKNVLIIGAEKLSAITDYTDRGTCILFGDGAGAAVISATDNKNEAIIDVHTGADGQFADLLMSPNGGSGSAHDSLNQEATSCFMQMKGNETFKVAVKTLTKDVVDILNDNNIESSDIKHFVPHQANLRIIKAVGDALKLEDEQVVITVEKYGNTSGASIPMAINDIYENGMLKAGELMLLDAFGGGLTWGSALVPFSPLEKK, encoded by the coding sequence ATGGCATATGCTGCATTTCGTTCTATAGGTGCTTATGCTCCTTGTAAAATACTTTCTAATGATGAGCTCTCTTCTATGGTCGACACATCGGATGAGTGGATAACCAAAAGAACGGGAATAAAAGAGCGCCGCATTGCAGAAGATGATGAATTTACAAGCGATATGGGTACTAAAGCTGCCCAAAAAGCAATTGAGCGAAGCGGTATAGATAAAAGCGAGATTGATATGGTGATATGTGCTACAATTTCGCCGGATTACTTTTGTATGCCCTCTACAGCGACTATAATCTCTACAAAATTAGGTCTTGGAAATGTTACTGCTTTTGATATCTCTGCAGCTTGTACGGGTTTTGTCTATGTTTTATCAATAGCAAAAGCGTTTATAGAAGCAGGGATGAAAAAAAATGTTCTTATTATCGGTGCTGAAAAACTCTCAGCTATAACCGATTACACCGACAGAGGCACATGTATTCTTTTCGGTGACGGTGCCGGTGCTGCTGTAATTAGTGCAACTGACAATAAAAATGAAGCGATTATTGATGTTCATACCGGAGCCGACGGACAGTTTGCAGATTTGCTTATGTCGCCAAACGGCGGAAGCGGTTCTGCTCATGACTCTCTTAATCAGGAAGCAACGAGTTGTTTTATGCAGATGAAAGGAAATGAAACTTTTAAAGTTGCCGTTAAAACTTTGACAAAAGATGTTGTAGATATTTTAAATGACAATAATATTGAGAGTTCCGACATCAAACATTTTGTACCGCATCAAGCAAACTTAAGAATTATAAAAGCCGTCGGAGATGCACTAAAGCTAGAAGATGAGCAAGTAGTAATTACGGTTGAAAAATATGGAAATACATCAGGTGCTTCTATCCCGATGGCAATAAATGATATCTATGAAAATGGAATGTTAAAAGCAGGGGAACTTATGCTCCTAGATGCATTTGGGGGCGGACTGACATGGGGTTCTGCTCTAGTCCCATTCTCACCGTTAGAAAAAAAATAA
- the metK gene encoding methionine adenosyltransferase has translation MTKEATPKEYIFTSESVTEGHPDKMADQISDAILDYIIERDTFAHVACETLVSNGFCIIAGELKTTTYAPMQEIVRKVVQEIGYTDATYGFDYRSAAVLNAVGEQSPDINQGVSLAGGEIGAGDQGLMFGYACRETDVLMPLPIYLAHRLTQRLAEVRKEGILPYLRPDGKAQISIKYVGDKPVFVDTVVISTQHAPDVSQEKIHKDVIREVIRYVIPEGMMDESTKFHINPTGKFVIGGPQGDAGLTGRKIIVDTYGGSCPHGGGAFSGKDPTKVDRSAAYAARHVAKNLVASGACDRVTIQVSYAIGIVQPISIMVDTHKTGKVDEKKIEECVKELFDLSPKGIIKSLDLLRPIYRKTAAYGHFGREDDDFTWEKTDRVQEIRDYLKI, from the coding sequence ATGACAAAAGAAGCAACTCCAAAAGAGTATATTTTTACTTCAGAGTCTGTAACAGAAGGGCACCCTGACAAGATGGCAGATCAAATCAGCGATGCGATTCTGGATTATATTATTGAACGAGATACTTTTGCACATGTTGCGTGCGAAACATTGGTATCAAATGGATTTTGTATAATAGCAGGCGAACTCAAAACTACGACATATGCACCGATGCAGGAGATTGTCCGCAAAGTTGTTCAAGAGATTGGCTATACTGATGCAACTTACGGGTTTGACTACCGTTCTGCAGCTGTTTTAAATGCCGTCGGGGAGCAATCGCCGGATATAAATCAAGGAGTAAGCCTTGCGGGCGGTGAGATAGGAGCCGGAGATCAGGGTTTAATGTTCGGTTATGCATGCCGCGAAACGGATGTGCTTATGCCGCTTCCCATATATTTGGCTCACCGCCTAACTCAAAGGTTGGCAGAAGTTCGCAAAGAAGGGATTCTTCCGTATCTTCGTCCGGATGGTAAAGCACAAATAAGTATCAAGTATGTAGGCGATAAACCTGTTTTTGTAGATACAGTAGTCATATCAACCCAGCATGCACCGGATGTTTCTCAAGAGAAGATTCATAAAGATGTCATCAGAGAGGTTATTAGATATGTTATTCCTGAGGGTATGATGGACGAGAGTACCAAGTTTCATATAAACCCGACAGGAAAATTTGTAATTGGCGGTCCTCAAGGTGATGCGGGACTAACCGGCAGAAAAATTATAGTAGATACATATGGCGGAAGTTGTCCTCACGGCGGCGGCGCATTTAGCGGTAAAGACCCGACGAAAGTAGATAGAAGTGCCGCTTATGCGGCAAGACATGTAGCCAAAAATCTGGTTGCGTCCGGTGCATGCGACAGAGTTACAATACAAGTTTCATATGCAATCGGTATCGTTCAGCCGATTTCAATTATGGTAGATACGCATAAAACAGGTAAAGTGGATGAGAAGAAGATTGAAGAGTGCGTAAAAGAGCTATTTGATTTATCTCCAAAAGGAATTATAAAATCGCTAGACCTTCTTCGTCCTATATATAGAAAAACGGCAGCATACGGTCATTTTGGAAGAGAAGATGATGATTTTACTTGGGAGAAAACAGATAGAGTCCAAGAAATCAGAGATTATCTGAAAATTTAA
- a CDS encoding CDP-alcohol phosphatidyltransferase family protein: MKFLYNSSSHFNLANLFTFVNIAAGLLATYFITQNNFFVAIILAWIGGAFDIFDGKIARKYHLSNEFGVQLDSFADFLSFVLVPVFLIFQAVYTLNLSGISILLAAVVSIYYVISGLRRLIQFNINADAGKVAKFFTGVPTPLGAILLWLTYLAFTYGLLPIFGVIILMIIIGWSLNSNVKVPHL; encoded by the coding sequence ATGAAATTTCTCTACAACTCATCATCACATTTTAATCTAGCAAACCTGTTTACATTCGTAAATATTGCCGCAGGACTTTTAGCAACCTACTTTATAACTCAAAATAACTTTTTTGTAGCTATTATCTTAGCTTGGATTGGCGGAGCTTTTGATATTTTTGACGGCAAAATTGCCAGAAAATATCATCTTTCTAACGAGTTTGGAGTTCAGCTAGACAGTTTTGCGGACTTTTTGAGTTTTGTTCTTGTTCCAGTATTTCTGATTTTTCAAGCTGTTTATACTCTTAACCTCTCAGGCATATCAATTTTATTGGCTGCAGTCGTTAGTATCTACTATGTTATTTCCGGACTTAGAAGGCTTATCCAATTTAATATTAATGCAGATGCAGGAAAAGTTGCAAAATTTTTTACCGGTGTACCGACACCGCTGGGTGCAATTTTGCTCTGGCTAACCTATCTGGCTTTTACTTATGGGCTTTTACCGATTTTTGGAGTTATTATACTAATGATTATCATCGGATGGAGCTTAAACTCCAATGTAAAAGTTCCGCATCTATAA